One Prolixibacteraceae bacterium DNA segment encodes these proteins:
- a CDS encoding TolB-like 6-bladed beta-propeller domain-containing protein — translation MKYFILFLLGVFLLSCQNEISTHYCLTDISEKVVQPEASPLELNESEFSLATVCQDRYLVFHNGDRMDQCFAIYDLETLKPLGYTGVVGEGPGEIINGCTALPSREGFLVVDYSKYLIYYFNIKEAIADDHYLPETVGSIRDHKNFPGHISTLGDETYFGSNISVTSPSSYYASFVEGNLFTGETKKVLDPNPIVDLFKLSFNISSSSDRYVVAYSKYHLLSIYNRKGEVVREIYGEKALKKRKRRFYFGKPCCAGNDLFVDHHTGYSHIKDKRGRWKDVGSEEILHFDLDGNYIETIRLDHNVSTFIVLPSRKQLLVNLKDSDHPYVLVPYEPV, via the coding sequence ATGAAATATTTTATATTATTTCTCTTGGGAGTGTTTCTTTTATCCTGTCAAAATGAGATATCGACGCATTATTGCTTGACAGATATTTCAGAGAAAGTGGTTCAACCCGAAGCATCTCCTTTAGAGCTTAATGAATCAGAATTTAGTTTGGCGACAGTTTGTCAAGATCGTTATTTGGTATTCCACAATGGAGATCGAATGGATCAATGTTTTGCCATATATGATTTGGAGACCTTAAAGCCACTTGGTTATACAGGAGTTGTAGGCGAAGGTCCTGGTGAAATTATTAATGGATGTACAGCATTGCCTAGTAGAGAGGGTTTCTTGGTTGTGGATTATAGCAAATATTTGATCTACTATTTTAATATAAAAGAGGCGATAGCAGATGATCATTATCTTCCTGAAACAGTTGGTTCTATTAGAGATCACAAGAATTTTCCAGGGCATATCTCCACGTTAGGGGATGAAACTTATTTTGGAAGTAATATATCTGTTACTAGTCCTTCTAGTTATTATGCGAGTTTTGTTGAAGGGAATCTTTTTACAGGAGAGACGAAGAAGGTATTAGACCCCAATCCTATCGTTGATTTATTTAAACTCTCTTTTAATATCAGCTCTTCTTCCGATCGTTATGTGGTAGCTTACTCTAAATATCATCTTCTATCTATCTATAATCGAAAGGGAGAAGTTGTTCGAGAGATCTACGGAGAGAAAGCGTTGAAGAAGAGAAAACGTCGGTTCTATTTTGGGAAACCTTGTTGTGCAGGAAATGATCTTTTTGTCGATCATCATACGGGTTATAGCCATATCAAAGACAAAAGAGGCAGATGGAAAGATGTAGGTTCTGAAGAGATTTTACATTTTGATTTGGATGGAAACTATATCGAGACCATTCGTTTAGACCATAATGTTTCTACATTTATCGTTCTTCCTTCCCGCAAGCAGCTTCTTGTGAATTTGAAAGATAGTGATCATCCTTATGTTTTGGTGCCATATGAACCGGTTTAA
- a CDS encoding transposase, with the protein MNKILTKQIQNKLSLYFCKLNSHLTKPELRCTREITTGILKTGSVIINQIATAIGDSINKQQTTKRLRNHYNKKGFFLKLLRGHMDCVSDTIHEGDYILFDGSDIQKKYAKTMEGLDFVKDGDEKNKVGLGYWLMNVVHIDKANKMTPLYNKLYSFDHGAKSENNEAIEALKEVDNAISKNVTCVFDRGFDRQIIKDYVVSQQDNFIIRLKKNTKLIYKGKETTVSTIGKKIPFFMELTANKRGKNKSKKINFECGAVKVKYRIKQREFELWLVATKRKSGGKCWLLTNSPKHTITEVISEAFQAYGFRWKIEEYHRHIKSSYDLENIQIKKFDGLQCMLAILTIAMGILYNTLESMHLRLLLDSKIKILDKNKVSELRNFIYYKISTIIKILLANAYTKHIIQSKQTQVDVGQMRLNLDF; encoded by the coding sequence ATGAACAAGATACTTACAAAACAAATACAGAACAAGCTAAGTCTATATTTTTGTAAATTAAATAGTCATTTAACCAAACCAGAATTACGTTGTACACGTGAGATAACAACAGGTATTCTTAAGACAGGGTCTGTTATTATCAATCAAATAGCAACAGCTATAGGGGATTCTATAAACAAACAACAAACGACCAAAAGGCTTCGAAATCATTACAATAAAAAAGGTTTCTTTTTAAAACTTCTTAGAGGCCATATGGATTGTGTGTCAGATACAATTCATGAAGGAGACTACATTCTATTTGATGGATCAGATATTCAAAAGAAATATGCTAAGACCATGGAAGGTCTGGATTTTGTAAAAGATGGAGATGAGAAAAATAAGGTTGGATTAGGTTATTGGCTTATGAATGTTGTACATATTGATAAGGCCAATAAGATGACACCTTTGTATAATAAGCTGTACAGTTTCGATCATGGAGCCAAGAGTGAAAATAATGAAGCAATCGAAGCATTAAAAGAAGTAGATAATGCTATTTCAAAGAATGTAACTTGTGTGTTTGATCGAGGATTTGATCGTCAGATTATTAAGGATTATGTTGTTAGTCAACAAGATAACTTCATAATCAGATTGAAAAAGAATACCAAATTAATATACAAAGGCAAAGAAACTACTGTATCTACAATTGGGAAAAAAATTCCATTCTTCATGGAATTAACTGCCAATAAAAGAGGCAAAAACAAAAGTAAAAAGATAAACTTTGAGTGTGGTGCTGTTAAGGTTAAATATAGAATAAAGCAGAGGGAATTTGAGCTATGGCTTGTTGCTACAAAACGCAAATCAGGAGGGAAATGTTGGTTATTAACCAACTCACCTAAGCATACAATAACAGAAGTTATTAGTGAAGCTTTTCAAGCATATGGCTTTCGTTGGAAAATAGAAGAATACCATAGACATATCAAATCAAGCTATGATTTAGAGAATATACAAATAAAGAAGTTTGATGGACTGCAATGCATGTTGGCAATTTTAACCATTGCAATGGGAATCCTTTATAACACATTAGAGTCCATGCATCTTAGATTGTTGCTAGATAGCAAAATTAAGATACTTGATAAAAACAAGGTATCTGAACTCAGAAATTTTATCTATTATAAGATAAGTACGATAATTAAAATTTTATTGGCAAATGCTTACACAAAACATATAATACAGAGTAAACAGACACAAGTAGACGTAGGACAAATGAGACTCAATCTAGATTTCTGA
- a CDS encoding DUF1573 domain-containing protein, which yields MRWIIGIVFLYLLTNCSVSPKLELGGVGVGDFGSNQTIWIESSHLPTQFEVHYWIRNRSKSPISIYRISSSCGCVSPMWDMHPVMPGDSTFVKVVIEQEKKQQMLKRCLIKHSGTVIHDTLLFKSR from the coding sequence ATGAGATGGATAATTGGCATAGTTTTTTTATATTTATTAACAAATTGTAGTGTCTCTCCAAAATTAGAACTTGGAGGTGTAGGAGTGGGCGATTTTGGTTCCAATCAGACCATATGGATTGAGAGCTCGCATTTGCCTACCCAATTTGAGGTGCATTATTGGATAAGAAACCGTTCGAAGTCACCTATTTCGATATATCGAATCTCCTCCTCCTGTGGCTGTGTATCTCCAATGTGGGATATGCATCCTGTGATGCCTGGAGATAGTACCTTTGTAAAGGTTGTCATCGAGCAAGAGAAGAAACAACAGATGCTGAAGAGGTGCTTGATAAAGCATAGTGGCACAGTAATCCATGACACTCTTTTATTTAAATCAAGATAG
- a CDS encoding TolB-like 6-bladed beta-propeller domain-containing protein — MKYFILFLLGVFLLSCQNEISTHYCLTDISEKVVQPEASPLELNESEFSLATVCQDRYLVFHNGDRMDQCFAIYDLETLKPLGYTGVVGEGPGEIINGCTALPSREGFLVVDYSKYLIYYFNIKEAIADDHYLPETVGSIRDHKNFPGHISTLGDETYFGSNISVTSPSSYYASFVEGNLFTGETKKVLDPNPIVDLFKLSFNISSSSDRYVVAYSKYHLLSIYNRKGEVVREIYGEKALKKRKRRFYFGKPCCAGNDLFVDHHTGYSHIKDKRGRWKDVGSEEILHFDLDGNYIETIRLDHNVSTFIVLPSRKQLLVNLKDSDHPYVLVPYEPVGS; from the coding sequence ATGAAATATTTTATATTATTTCTCTTGGGAGTGTTTCTTTTATCCTGTCAAAATGAGATATCGACGCATTATTGCTTGACAGATATTTCAGAGAAAGTGGTTCAACCCGAAGCATCTCCTTTAGAGCTTAATGAATCAGAATTTAGTTTGGCGACAGTTTGTCAAGATCGTTATTTGGTATTCCACAATGGAGATCGAATGGATCAATGTTTTGCCATATATGATTTGGAGACCTTAAAGCCACTTGGTTATACAGGAGTTGTAGGCGAAGGTCCTGGTGAAATTATTAATGGATGTACAGCATTGCCTAGTAGAGAGGGTTTCTTGGTTGTGGATTATAGCAAATATTTGATCTACTATTTTAATATAAAAGAGGCGATAGCAGATGATCATTATCTTCCTGAAACAGTTGGTTCTATTAGAGATCACAAGAATTTTCCAGGGCATATCTCCACGTTAGGGGATGAAACTTATTTTGGAAGTAATATATCTGTTACTAGTCCTTCTAGTTATTATGCGAGTTTTGTTGAAGGGAATCTTTTTACAGGAGAGACGAAGAAGGTATTAGACCCCAATCCTATCGTTGATTTATTTAAACTCTCTTTTAATATCAGCTCTTCTTCCGATCGTTATGTGGTAGCTTACTCTAAATATCATCTTCTATCTATCTATAATCGAAAGGGAGAAGTTGTTCGAGAGATCTACGGAGAGAAAGCGTTGAAGAAGAGAAAACGTCGGTTCTATTTTGGGAAACCTTGTTGTGCAGGAAATGATCTTTTTGTCGATCATCATACGGGTTATAGCCATATCAAAGACAAAAGAGGCAGATGGAAAGATGTAGGTTCTGAAGAGATTTTACATTTTGATTTGGATGGAAACTATATCGAGACCATTCGTTTAGACCATAATGTTTCTACATTTATCGTTCTTCCTTCCCGCAAGCAGCTTCTTGTTAATTTGAAAGATAGTGATCATCCTTATGTTTTGGTGCCATATGAACCCGTCGGTTCTTAA
- a CDS encoding TolB-like 6-bladed beta-propeller domain-containing protein yields the protein MKYFIFFLLGVFLLSCQNEISKQYCLTDISEKVAHTNNIPVNIDESYFSSPVLCQDKYLIFHNRDRIDQCLAIYDLESLKPLGYTGIKGEGPGQIIEGGNPMPYKDGFLVFDLAKFIIFYFNIEEAIADRNYLPETFCSIRDRNNFPLHISMLNDSLYLGSKCTFPSPLNYYFNFVKGNILTGETTNFSDLNPALDSVKLNFNICSPPGRFVVAYSDYHLLSIYNRKGEVVREIYGEKALKKRKRRSYFGKPHWAGNDLFIDHHTGYSHIKDKRGRWKDVGSEEILHFDLDGNYIETIRLDHNVSTFTIFPSRKQLLVYLKDSDHPYVLVPYDPVGS from the coding sequence ATGAAATATTTTATATTCTTCCTCTTGGGAGTGTTTCTTTTATCTTGTCAAAATGAGATATCAAAGCAGTATTGCTTGACAGATATTTCAGAAAAAGTGGCTCATACTAATAATATTCCTGTAAATATTGATGAAAGCTACTTTTCCAGCCCTGTATTGTGTCAAGACAAATACCTTATTTTTCACAATCGTGATCGAATCGATCAATGTTTAGCCATTTATGATTTAGAGAGCCTAAAGCCTCTTGGCTATACAGGAATCAAAGGAGAAGGGCCAGGGCAGATTATAGAAGGGGGCAATCCGATGCCCTATAAAGATGGTTTCTTAGTATTTGATCTTGCCAAATTTATAATCTTCTATTTTAATATAGAAGAAGCTATTGCGGATAGAAATTATCTGCCAGAGACTTTCTGCTCGATAAGAGATCGAAATAATTTTCCTCTTCATATATCTATGTTAAATGATAGTCTCTATTTGGGGAGTAAGTGTACGTTCCCGAGTCCTTTAAACTATTATTTTAATTTTGTGAAAGGCAATATTTTGACAGGAGAAACCACAAATTTTTCTGATCTGAATCCAGCTTTGGACAGTGTGAAACTAAATTTTAATATTTGCTCTCCTCCCGGTCGTTTTGTGGTGGCCTATAGCGATTACCACCTCTTGTCTATCTATAATCGAAAAGGAGAAGTTGTTCGAGAGATCTACGGAGAGAAAGCGTTGAAGAAGAGAAAACGTAGATCTTATTTTGGAAAACCTCATTGGGCTGGAAATGATCTTTTTATCGATCATCATACGGGTTATAGCCATATTAAAGACAAAAGAGGTAGATGGAAAGATGTAGGTTCTGAAGAGATTTTACATTTTGATTTGGATGGAAATTATATAGAGACGATTCGTTTAGATCACAATGTTTCTACATTTACCATTTTCCCTTCTCGCAAACAGTTACTCGTATATTTGAAAGATAGTGATCATCCTTATGTTTTGGTGCCTTATGATCCCGTCGGTTCTTAA
- a CDS encoding TolB-like 6-bladed beta-propeller domain-containing protein, which translates to MKYFILFLLGVFLLSCQNEISTHYCLTDISEKVVQPEASPLELNESEFSLATVCQDRYLVFHNGDRMDQCFAIYDLETLKPLGYTGVVGEGPGEIINGCTALPSREGFLVVDYSKYLIYYFNIKEAIADDHYLPETVGSIRDQKNFPGRISMLGDSLYFGNKIIVTSPSSYYASFVQGNLFTGETDKVLEPNPIVDLFKLSCNISSSSNRFVVAYSKYHLLSIYNGKGEVVREIYGEKALKKRKRRSYFGKPYCSGNDLFVSHNTGYSHIKDKRGRWKSTGKEEILHFDLDGNYIETIRLDHNVSTFIVLPSRKQLLVNLKNSDHPYVLVPYEPVGS; encoded by the coding sequence ATGAAATATTTTATATTATTTCTCTTGGGAGTGTTTCTTTTATCCTGTCAAAATGAGATATCGACGCATTATTGCTTGACAGATATTTCAGAGAAAGTGGTTCAACCCGAAGCATCTCCTTTAGAGCTTAATGAATCAGAATTTAGTTTGGCGACAGTTTGTCAAGATCGTTATTTGGTATTCCACAATGGAGATCGAATGGATCAATGTTTTGCCATATATGATTTGGAGACCTTAAAGCCACTTGGTTATACAGGAGTTGTAGGCGAAGGTCCTGGTGAAATTATTAATGGATGTACAGCATTGCCTAGTAGAGAGGGTTTCTTGGTTGTGGATTATAGCAAATATTTGATCTACTATTTTAATATAAAAGAGGCGATAGCAGATGATCATTATCTTCCTGAAACAGTTGGTTCTATTAGAGATCAGAAGAATTTTCCTGGGCGTATCTCTATGTTAGGGGATAGCCTCTATTTTGGTAATAAGATAATTGTTACAAGTCCTTCTAGTTATTATGCAAGTTTTGTTCAAGGGAATCTTTTTACAGGAGAGACAGATAAGGTATTGGAGCCTAATCCTATCGTTGATTTATTTAAACTTTCTTGTAATATCAGCTCTTCTTCCAATCGTTTTGTGGTGGCTTACTCTAAATATCATCTTCTATCTATCTATAATGGAAAGGGAGAAGTTGTTCGAGAGATCTATGGTGAGAAAGCGTTGAAGAAGAGAAAACGTAGATCATATTTTGGGAAACCTTATTGTTCAGGAAATGATCTTTTTGTGAGTCATAATACGGGTTATAGCCATATTAAAGACAAAAGAGGCCGGTGGAAGTCTACAGGGAAAGAGGAGATTTTACATTTTGATTTGGATGGAAACTATATCGAGACCATTCGTTTAGACCATAATGTTTCTACATTTATCGTTCTTCCTTCCCGCAAGCAGCTTCTAGTGAATTTGAAAAATAGTGATCATCCTTATGTTTTGGTGCCATATGAACCCGTCGGTTCTTAA
- a CDS encoding TolB-like 6-bladed beta-propeller domain-containing protein gives MKYFILFLLGVFLLSCQNEISTHYCLTDISEKVVQPEASPLELNESEFSLATVCQDRYLVFHNRDRVDQCFAIYDLETLKPLGYTGVVGEGPGEIINGCAALPSREGFLVVDYSKYLIYYFNIKEAIADTKYLPETVGSIRDHKNFPGHISTLGDETYFGSNISVTSPSSYYASFVEGNLFTGETKKVLDPNPIVDLFKLSFNISSSSDRYVVAYSKYHLLSIYNRKGEVVREIYGEKALKKRKRRFYFGKPCCAGNDLFVDHHTGYSHIKDKRGRWKDVGSEEILHFDLDGNYIETIRLDHNVSTFIVLPSRKQLLVNLKDSDHPYVLVPYEPVGS, from the coding sequence ATGAAATATTTTATATTATTTCTCTTGGGAGTGTTTCTTTTATCCTGTCAAAATGAGATATCGACGCATTATTGCTTGACAGATATTTCAGAGAAAGTGGTTCAACCCGAAGCATCTCCTTTAGAGCTTAATGAATCAGAATTTAGTTTGGCGACAGTTTGTCAAGATCGTTATTTGGTATTCCACAATAGAGATCGAGTGGATCAATGTTTTGCCATATATGATTTGGAGACCTTAAAGCCTCTTGGTTATACAGGAGTTGTAGGCGAAGGTCCTGGTGAAATTATTAATGGATGTGCAGCATTGCCTAGTAGAGAAGGTTTCTTGGTTGTGGATTATAGCAAATATTTGATCTACTATTTTAATATAAAAGAGGCGATAGCAGATACAAAATATCTTCCTGAAACAGTTGGTTCTATTAGAGATCACAAGAATTTTCCAGGGCATATCTCCACGTTAGGGGATGAAACTTATTTTGGAAGTAATATATCTGTTACTAGTCCTTCTAGTTATTATGCGAGTTTTGTTGAAGGGAATCTTTTTACAGGAGAGACGAAGAAGGTATTAGACCCCAATCCTATCGTTGATTTATTTAAACTCTCTTTTAATATCAGCTCTTCTTCCGATCGTTATGTGGTAGCTTACTCTAAATATCATCTTCTATCTATCTATAATCGAAAGGGAGAAGTTGTTCGAGAGATCTACGGAGAGAAAGCGTTGAAGAAGAGAAAACGTCGGTTCTATTTTGGGAAACCTTGTTGTGCAGGAAATGATCTTTTTGTCGATCATCATACGGGTTATAGCCATATCAAAGACAAAAGAGGCAGATGGAAAGATGTAGGTTCTGAAGAGATTTTACATTTTGATTTGGATGGAAACTATATCGAGACCATTCGTTTAGACCATAATGTTTCTACATTTATCGTTCTTCCTTCCCGCAAGCAACTTCTTGTTAATTTGAAAGATAGTGATCATCCTTATGTTTTGGTGCCATATGAACCCGTCGGTTCTTAA
- a CDS encoding efflux RND transporter periplasmic adaptor subunit has translation MRKIIFVITVFIGAFAFLGCSNDDKVKESSKDSSVARDVAVPVNVAVIKKQSFDHTFRFQGVVKASKNIVVSCSSTGVVHFKREIGQSVKKGEVIVSMSSLELRDRLDQAKIQLDKSNLSYMNSLLGRVHQLKDSVKLDKGLRGYLELQSGLTESKREYASLLRQFKSLQICASFDGQITEVLVSDMQKCRTGTELFRYVPQKDYQVSFKILESDLQSIHLNDTIEVDLIASNQKVYGKVKQISPQVDGYGFIHVVGTLTPKSSTVLMDGMHATISVKHTMKDQVVVPKEVVLRRSGKRIVFVKHGKEAAWKYVHIKGENDHAICIEKGLKAGDSLIVSNYVNLAHHSDIVLDHIIEL, from the coding sequence ATGAGAAAAATAATATTTGTGATAACTGTTTTTATCGGAGCTTTCGCTTTTTTAGGCTGCTCCAATGATGATAAGGTGAAAGAGTCTTCAAAAGATAGTTCTGTTGCGCGAGATGTGGCAGTTCCTGTGAATGTTGCAGTGATTAAAAAACAGTCTTTTGACCACACTTTTAGATTCCAAGGCGTGGTGAAGGCTTCGAAGAATATTGTGGTCTCTTGCTCCTCTACTGGAGTGGTTCACTTTAAGAGAGAGATAGGGCAATCTGTAAAGAAAGGAGAGGTGATCGTATCGATGTCGAGTTTAGAGTTAAGGGATCGATTGGATCAGGCAAAGATTCAGTTAGACAAATCCAATCTAAGTTATATGAACTCCCTGTTAGGAAGGGTTCATCAACTAAAAGATTCCGTTAAATTAGACAAGGGCTTAAGAGGCTATTTAGAGTTACAGTCAGGCCTTACGGAGTCAAAAAGAGAATATGCTTCGCTGTTGAGACAGTTTAAAAGTCTACAGATATGTGCTTCTTTTGATGGACAGATAACAGAAGTTCTTGTGTCGGATATGCAAAAATGTCGCACTGGAACAGAGCTATTTCGTTATGTTCCTCAAAAAGATTATCAGGTTTCCTTCAAAATATTGGAGAGCGATCTTCAAAGTATTCACCTGAATGATACCATTGAAGTGGATTTGATCGCCTCAAACCAAAAGGTGTATGGAAAAGTAAAACAGATCTCTCCACAAGTAGATGGTTATGGTTTTATCCATGTCGTTGGTACACTTACTCCTAAATCGTCGACCGTTTTGATGGATGGCATGCATGCGACCATCTCCGTAAAACATACGATGAAAGATCAAGTTGTGGTTCCAAAAGAGGTGGTTCTTCGTCGTTCTGGAAAACGGATTGTATTTGTAAAGCATGGAAAAGAGGCTGCTTGGAAGTATGTCCATATTAAGGGTGAGAATGACCATGCGATCTGTATTGAGAAAGGTTTGAAGGCTGGAGATTCATTGATTGTTTCCAATTATGTGAATTTGGCCCATCACTCCGATATCGTTTTAGATCATATTATTGAACTATAA